Proteins encoded by one window of Cellvibrio sp. KY-GH-1:
- a CDS encoding ADP-ribosylglycohydrolase family protein, protein MQSSLIRGRAKAALQLSFIADALAMPVHWFYNPLDIYRAFPDGVEGFAAAPAFHPSSIMSLHSTNAGGRGKQATSSEPQVVGDVILKGKRQYWGIANQHYHRGMRAGENTLNLHCMRVVLRCLNQHGGRYERVSFLRDYIAFMTADEPQHPDTYAESFHRGFFANLVNGKPAHKCGAATHDTASIGGLVMIAPIAIAELLYERSLKRVQDVCRTHLFLTHPDEQLAAICDVYVALIDALLFREFSSTANIQDARLMIAAVAKKTAGVELAQIVQKHEWDNQVIGKLFSRACYIEDSWPSVLYLAWKYLEDPHRALIANTNLGGDNCHRGAVLGVLLGLATAQGLDDWFDQLVEANSLRGEIYFETH, encoded by the coding sequence ATGCAAAGTTCGTTAATACGGGGGCGTGCAAAGGCGGCGTTACAATTGAGTTTTATTGCTGATGCCTTGGCGATGCCTGTGCATTGGTTTTATAACCCGTTGGATATTTACCGGGCGTTTCCCGATGGTGTTGAAGGGTTTGCCGCGGCGCCGGCTTTCCATCCGTCGTCGATTATGAGTTTGCACTCAACCAACGCGGGTGGCCGTGGCAAGCAAGCCACTAGCAGTGAGCCGCAAGTGGTGGGCGATGTTATTTTGAAAGGCAAACGCCAGTACTGGGGCATTGCGAACCAGCACTATCACCGGGGGATGCGCGCCGGGGAAAATACCTTGAACCTGCATTGCATGCGCGTGGTATTGCGTTGTCTTAATCAACACGGCGGTCGTTATGAACGCGTCAGTTTCCTGCGCGATTACATTGCGTTTATGACTGCTGATGAACCACAGCATCCGGATACCTACGCTGAATCCTTTCATCGCGGCTTCTTTGCCAATCTGGTGAATGGCAAGCCTGCGCACAAATGCGGCGCGGCGACTCACGACACCGCATCCATTGGTGGTCTAGTCATGATTGCTCCCATCGCCATCGCAGAATTGTTGTATGAGCGCTCACTAAAACGTGTGCAAGATGTGTGTCGCACCCATTTATTTCTCACCCATCCCGATGAGCAACTCGCCGCTATATGCGATGTGTATGTTGCGCTAATTGATGCTTTGCTGTTTCGCGAGTTTTCATCAACAGCAAATATTCAGGATGCACGTTTGATGATTGCGGCTGTCGCAAAGAAAACTGCCGGCGTGGAATTGGCGCAGATTGTGCAAAAGCATGAATGGGATAATCAGGTAATTGGCAAGCTGTTTTCACGCGCGTGTTATATCGAAGATTCGTGGCCCAGCGTGTTATATCTCGCATGGAAATACCTTGAGGACCCGCATCGTGCCCTGATCGCGAATACCAATCTGGGCGGGGATAATTGTCATCGTGGCGCTGTCTTAGGAGTGCTCTTGGGATTGGCGACTGCCCAGGGATTGGATGATTGGTTCGATCAATTGGTTGAAGCAAATTCACTACGCGGAGAAATTTATTTTGAAACCCATTAA
- a CDS encoding glycoside hydrolase family 11 protein — protein MKFIRVKKLVSAAVFGLVAICATTTNAQTLSSNSTGTNNGFFYSFWKDSGSATMTLYGAGRYSSQWNNSTNNWVGGKGWQPGNSSRVISYSGNYGGSNSQNTYLALYGWTRSPLIEYYVIESYGSYNPAGCSGGTDYGSFQSDGATYNVRRCQRVNQPSIDGNQTFYQYFSVRNPKKGFGNISGTITFANHANFWASKGLPLGNHDYQIVATEGYQSTGSSDITVSAGGINSSAANTTSSARSSATSVGSGAITVRARGVTGSEHIFLKVGGVNVGSWTLTTSYQNYIYTGNASGDINVEYDNDSGNLDVQVDYIQVNGETRQAEDMTYNTAFYTNGSCGGGGNSELMHCNGVIGFGSTTDCFSGNCGGTTSSIGTTSSALASSSVRTSAMTSSSRPTSSASNSSGGGQCQCQCNWYGTLYPSCVTTQSGWGWENNRSCISNSTCMSQPTNQGGLVCTASSVQRSLSSSLSSSRPSSSAISSSPTTSSSSSLRSSSSSMSSSRMSSSSSATEKLVYAVNAGNSSAATLNGIIYQGDRFASGGTTQTVTTDIAGTTQDAIYQSERYGTYSYEIPVSNATYSLVLHFAELYHNAAGARSFDLSVEGQQILSDFDLYSLVGRNTAYDQRVNNIAVNDGKLTISLTTKIDNGTLSGFAIYSSNGGVFTGTEEPECSAADRQTPSAIDYNRAVTRQEQKNPPSGAFGYAIEHATQTLPNHTIYRPDLSRANNVPIVVWGNGACSNVGTEQADFLLQIASNGYLVIANGGPFGSGSNDQHETELVKAIDWAVKENGRKCSQFYGKLNVEKIATMGWSCGGGMAHFAAVDPRVDTAVALNSGLGIYGDRFNYYPRFHSPIAIFNGDSRDVAYNPGLQEYSEVNNVPVYHANYPQGHGDAYFQDNGGEFGIVAVGWLNWMLKDDLTNSGKGMFIGTNCRLCRSPWVTKHKGF, from the coding sequence ATGAAATTTATTCGTGTAAAAAAATTGGTTAGTGCCGCAGTATTCGGGCTAGTCGCTATCTGCGCCACGACAACCAACGCGCAAACACTTAGCAGCAATTCAACGGGTACCAATAACGGTTTTTTTTATTCATTCTGGAAAGACTCCGGCAGTGCAACCATGACCTTATACGGTGCCGGGCGCTACTCCTCGCAATGGAACAACAGCACCAACAATTGGGTCGGTGGTAAGGGATGGCAACCAGGCAACAGCTCACGGGTTATTAGCTATAGCGGCAATTACGGTGGCAGCAATAGCCAAAATACCTATCTGGCACTTTATGGTTGGACACGAAGCCCGCTCATCGAGTATTACGTTATTGAAAGCTATGGCTCCTACAATCCAGCAGGCTGTTCTGGCGGTACTGACTACGGCAGTTTTCAAAGTGATGGCGCAACCTATAACGTGCGCCGCTGTCAACGCGTCAATCAACCGTCAATTGATGGCAACCAAACTTTTTATCAATATTTCAGTGTGCGCAATCCCAAAAAAGGATTCGGAAATATTTCCGGAACCATTACCTTCGCCAATCATGCCAATTTTTGGGCCAGCAAAGGTTTACCGCTCGGCAATCACGATTACCAAATTGTGGCCACTGAAGGTTATCAAAGCACCGGCAGTTCAGATATCACTGTCAGCGCTGGCGGAATCAACAGCAGCGCGGCCAATACAACGTCCAGTGCGCGCAGCAGTGCGACGAGTGTCGGCTCGGGCGCCATTACAGTACGTGCGCGCGGCGTCACGGGTTCTGAACATATTTTTTTGAAAGTGGGTGGCGTAAATGTCGGAAGTTGGACGCTGACAACCAGTTATCAAAACTACATTTACACCGGCAACGCTTCTGGCGATATCAATGTTGAATACGACAACGATTCAGGCAATCTCGATGTACAGGTCGATTACATCCAGGTGAACGGTGAAACACGGCAAGCCGAAGATATGACCTACAACACCGCGTTTTATACCAATGGTTCTTGCGGTGGCGGTGGCAACAGCGAATTAATGCATTGCAATGGTGTCATTGGCTTTGGTTCAACGACCGATTGCTTCAGCGGCAATTGTGGTGGCACAACCAGTAGTATCGGCACAACCAGCAGCGCATTAGCCTCAAGCAGTGTGCGCACCAGTGCAATGACTTCCAGCAGCCGGCCTACCAGCAGCGCATCCAACTCCAGCGGTGGCGGCCAGTGCCAGTGCCAGTGCAACTGGTACGGTACCCTCTATCCAAGCTGTGTAACCACCCAAAGCGGCTGGGGATGGGAAAATAACAGAAGTTGTATCAGCAATAGCACCTGCATGAGTCAACCAACAAATCAAGGCGGACTCGTCTGCACTGCAAGCAGTGTCCAGCGCAGTTTGTCCAGCAGCCTGAGCAGCTCGCGCCCATCGTCCAGTGCAATAAGTTCATCACCTACCACCAGTTCATCCAGCTCTTTGCGCTCGTCCAGTTCAAGTATGTCCAGCTCAAGAATGTCCAGCAGCTCAAGCGCAACGGAAAAGTTAGTGTATGCCGTGAATGCAGGCAATTCTTCTGCAGCGACGTTAAATGGAATTATTTATCAGGGGGATCGTTTTGCGTCGGGCGGTACAACTCAAACAGTTACCACAGACATCGCTGGTACTACCCAGGATGCAATCTATCAATCCGAACGCTACGGCACTTACAGTTATGAAATTCCGGTCAGTAATGCAACCTACAGTCTGGTATTGCATTTTGCCGAGCTCTATCACAACGCCGCCGGTGCGCGCTCATTTGATCTTAGCGTTGAAGGCCAGCAAATTCTGTCCGATTTCGATTTGTACAGCTTGGTGGGACGCAATACCGCTTACGACCAACGCGTAAATAATATTGCTGTGAACGATGGCAAACTCACTATCAGCCTCACCACAAAAATTGATAACGGCACACTCAGTGGATTTGCCATTTATTCCAGCAACGGTGGCGTATTCACCGGCACCGAAGAACCCGAATGCAGCGCAGCAGATCGCCAAACACCCAGCGCCATTGATTACAACCGCGCGGTCACACGCCAGGAACAAAAGAATCCGCCGTCTGGCGCCTTTGGTTATGCCATCGAACATGCGACACAAACACTGCCCAACCACACTATTTATCGCCCGGATTTAAGCCGCGCGAATAATGTTCCAATCGTTGTGTGGGGCAATGGTGCCTGTTCAAATGTGGGCACCGAGCAAGCGGATTTCCTCTTGCAAATTGCGTCTAACGGCTATCTCGTTATTGCTAACGGCGGCCCATTTGGTTCCGGCTCCAACGATCAACACGAAACGGAATTGGTAAAAGCCATTGATTGGGCGGTTAAAGAAAATGGTCGCAAATGCAGCCAATTTTACGGAAAACTGAATGTCGAAAAAATTGCGACTATGGGTTGGTCGTGCGGCGGAGGCATGGCGCACTTTGCGGCGGTAGATCCGCGCGTGGACACCGCAGTCGCGCTGAACAGCGGCCTGGGAATCTATGGCGACCGATTTAATTATTACCCACGTTTCCATTCCCCAATTGCCATCTTCAACGGCGACTCGCGCGATGTTGCGTACAACCCCGGCTTACAGGAATACAGTGAAGTGAATAATGTTCCTGTCTATCACGCCAACTACCCGCAGGGTCATGGCGATGCTTACTTTCAGGATAATGGTGGTGAGTTCGGGATAGTCGCCGTGGGCTGGTTAAATTGGATGCTCAAGGATGATTTAACCAATTCCGGCAAGGGCATGTTCATCGGCACCAACTGCCGTTTGTGCCGCTCGCCCTGGGTAACCAAGCACAAAGGTTTCTAA
- a CDS encoding NAD(P)/FAD-dependent oxidoreductase, producing the protein MKPINEFDVVVIGAGMAGITAAARLQALGRKVCVLEKSYNPGGRMATRDKPEGCWDHGAQYFTARSPEFRAQVQRWVEQGSVAHWKSPIAVWDGEQLSASRSRERFVGMPRMKAPLLDMANHLQIVYNALVTRAFRQGDEWIIEAAGSVWCAHQLIIALPAPQARALLPLGTEAYSVAASVVMEPCLALMVRTEQALGLPFAAAFVNDGLLSWVAHNNRKPGRVSGNHFLLHANPIWSADNIDATPARIETAMLQEFNRLLTHWLPGEKIPRVDAKYFHRWRYARALVQPSINKAAWPELGLALAGDWLGDGRVEAAYCSGLAAANALEKTLLL; encoded by the coding sequence TTGAAACCCATTAACGAATTCGATGTAGTGGTGATTGGTGCTGGTATGGCAGGCATAACGGCGGCAGCGCGCTTGCAGGCCTTGGGGCGCAAAGTCTGTGTACTTGAAAAATCCTACAACCCCGGCGGGCGTATGGCTACGCGAGACAAACCGGAAGGTTGTTGGGATCACGGCGCACAATATTTTACCGCGCGTTCGCCCGAATTTCGCGCGCAGGTTCAGCGCTGGGTAGAGCAGGGGTCGGTCGCGCATTGGAAATCGCCTATCGCCGTGTGGGATGGAGAGCAGCTTAGTGCGAGCCGCTCGCGCGAGCGTTTTGTGGGAATGCCGCGCATGAAAGCGCCGCTGCTTGATATGGCGAATCACCTGCAGATTGTTTACAACGCACTGGTGACGCGCGCATTTCGGCAGGGCGATGAGTGGATTATTGAGGCTGCTGGATCGGTCTGGTGCGCGCATCAGCTAATTATTGCGCTGCCCGCTCCACAAGCGCGCGCATTGTTACCCTTGGGTACTGAAGCATATTCAGTGGCCGCAAGTGTAGTGATGGAGCCTTGCCTCGCACTCATGGTTCGGACAGAGCAGGCGCTGGGTCTGCCGTTTGCGGCAGCGTTTGTAAATGATGGTTTGCTCAGCTGGGTTGCGCACAATAATCGTAAGCCGGGTCGTGTATCCGGCAATCATTTCTTACTTCATGCCAATCCCATTTGGTCAGCAGATAATATTGATGCTACGCCAGCAAGAATTGAAACAGCGATGCTGCAAGAATTTAACCGGCTATTAACTCATTGGTTGCCGGGTGAAAAAATTCCACGCGTTGATGCTAAATATTTCCATCGCTGGCGTTATGCGCGTGCATTGGTACAGCCTTCGATTAACAAGGCTGCGTGGCCCGAGCTGGGGCTGGCGCTCGCGGGTGATTGGTTGGGCGATGGCCGTGTTGAGGCCGCTTATTGCTCCGGTTTGGCGGCGGCCAATGCGTTGGAAAAAACGTTGTTGTTGTAA